Proteins encoded in a region of the Sphingopyxis sp. OAS728 genome:
- a CDS encoding TonB-dependent receptor gives MGCASFRRVVACGISILALGQASHALAQEVDDSEIVVTAAKREQSARDVTGSLTAVSEATLQKLNAQSLSDYITRVPGVVFNDYQPGVSEVVIRGVASSTYHEANQATTGYYLNEIPLIEPGFPVVIPDVDSFDVSRVEVLRGPQGTLFGSSSLGGAVNYVVNEADPARFDAGFEGMVSTTKRADGDVGYAVKGMVNLPIATDKLAVRLVALQRVDAGYLDNTLLGEKGSNDLRVRGLRGSIVFTPTETTRISAISMYQEYDLDDQTYVLFGPEKTYERATNLAEFQDTDFMLHSLRFEQDLGFATLTALGSHIEKNAEVLFDYSIFGGNDPRTNTPLLDRGRSKSKTDYVEVRLASPDEGPFKWLIGANYTKMRSTGNGLLYIEGISDYIDANPGEFGGQTGEQLAPGDFSERTFSRNRVTEKALFGEVSYDLIDSLTLTLGGRLFEYRTRPQAELLPNAAQVPAYNFEADAEKHSDFIPKASLTFKPSKDFMLYALYSEGFRIGGLNVFALPYPELPLTFGSDTTKNFEIGTRFDVIDNTLSVDLTVYHIDWNNIQARLFTPDVRAYTTNGGGADIDGMELSLTLRPTRNLTFQSNVSYNDARLSELLPDTFAPGGGYAKGTRLPGASEWILANSIDLSFPASKLKPRFGIAHRYLSSAPVDFAGSLEKGDFHIVDLNASIAVTEQIELGLFAKNLFDQYGISNAPFAFAGSVARPRTIGATVRFSLN, from the coding sequence ATGGGGTGTGCATCGTTCAGGCGCGTCGTGGCGTGCGGCATTTCGATACTGGCGCTGGGTCAGGCATCGCATGCGCTGGCACAGGAGGTCGACGACAGCGAAATCGTCGTCACCGCCGCGAAGCGCGAACAGTCGGCGCGCGATGTCACCGGGTCGCTCACTGCGGTCAGCGAAGCGACGTTGCAGAAGCTCAACGCCCAGAGCCTGTCCGATTATATCACGCGCGTCCCCGGCGTGGTTTTCAACGACTATCAGCCCGGCGTCTCCGAGGTGGTCATCCGCGGCGTCGCGTCGTCGACCTATCATGAGGCGAACCAGGCGACGACCGGCTATTATCTCAACGAAATCCCGTTGATCGAGCCCGGCTTTCCCGTTGTCATCCCCGACGTCGACAGCTTCGATGTCAGCCGCGTCGAAGTGCTACGCGGGCCGCAGGGCACGCTCTTCGGCTCGTCGTCGCTGGGCGGCGCGGTCAATTATGTCGTCAACGAAGCCGATCCCGCGCGGTTCGACGCCGGCTTCGAGGGCATGGTGTCGACGACCAAGCGCGCCGACGGCGATGTCGGCTATGCGGTGAAGGGCATGGTCAACCTGCCGATCGCGACCGACAAGCTGGCGGTGCGCCTCGTCGCGCTGCAACGCGTCGATGCGGGCTATCTCGACAATACGCTGCTGGGCGAGAAGGGCAGCAACGATCTGCGCGTGCGCGGCTTGCGCGGTTCGATCGTCTTCACCCCGACCGAAACGACCCGCATTTCGGCGATCAGCATGTATCAGGAATATGATCTCGACGATCAGACCTATGTCCTGTTCGGTCCCGAGAAGACCTATGAGCGCGCGACGAACCTCGCCGAGTTTCAGGACACCGACTTCATGCTGCACAGCCTGCGTTTCGAGCAGGATCTGGGCTTCGCGACGCTGACCGCGCTCGGCAGCCATATCGAGAAAAATGCCGAAGTGCTGTTCGACTATTCGATCTTCGGCGGCAATGATCCGCGCACGAACACGCCGCTGCTCGATCGCGGCCGCTCGAAATCGAAGACCGACTATGTCGAAGTCCGGCTGGCGTCGCCCGACGAGGGGCCGTTCAAATGGCTGATCGGTGCCAACTATACCAAGATGCGGTCGACCGGGAACGGGCTGCTCTATATCGAGGGGATCAGCGACTATATCGACGCCAATCCCGGAGAATTCGGCGGGCAGACGGGCGAGCAGCTCGCCCCCGGCGATTTTTCGGAGCGGACCTTCAGCCGCAACCGCGTGACCGAAAAGGCGCTGTTCGGCGAAGTGTCCTATGATCTCATCGACTCGCTGACGCTGACGCTCGGCGGCCGATTGTTCGAATATCGCACCCGCCCGCAGGCCGAATTGCTGCCGAACGCGGCGCAGGTTCCAGCCTATAATTTCGAGGCGGATGCCGAGAAGCACTCGGACTTCATTCCGAAGGCGTCGCTGACCTTCAAGCCGAGCAAGGATTTCATGCTCTATGCGCTCTACTCGGAGGGCTTCCGGATCGGCGGGCTCAACGTCTTCGCGCTGCCCTATCCCGAACTGCCGCTGACGTTCGGCAGCGACACGACGAAGAATTTCGAGATCGGGACGCGCTTCGACGTGATCGACAATACGCTGTCGGTCGACCTTACCGTCTATCATATCGACTGGAATAACATTCAGGCGCGGCTCTTCACGCCCGACGTCCGGGCGTACACGACGAATGGCGGCGGCGCCGACATCGACGGGATGGAACTGAGCCTGACGCTGCGTCCGACGCGCAACCTGACTTTCCAGTCGAACGTGTCGTACAACGATGCCCGCCTGTCCGAGCTGCTGCCCGACACCTTCGCGCCCGGTGGGGGCTATGCGAAGGGAACGCGGCTGCCCGGCGCATCCGAGTGGATCCTTGCGAACAGCATCGACCTGAGCTTCCCGGCCTCGAAGCTGAAGCCGCGCTTCGGCATCGCGCACCGCTATCTGTCGAGCGCGCCGGTCGATTTCGCCGGTTCGCTGGAGAAGGGCGATTTCCATATCGTCGACCTGAACGCGTCGATCGCGGTGACCGAGCAGATCGAACTCGGGCTATTCGCGAAGAATCTGTTCGACCAATATGGCATCTCGAACGCGCCCTTTGCGTTCGCGGGTTCGGTTGCGCGGCCGCGCACGATCGGCGCGACCGTGCGCTTCAGCCTGAACTGA
- a CDS encoding histone deacetylase family protein, whose translation MKHFFDHRQTVHAPLRELHNGDWVPYAENVERPRSIVEAFSDWRPVRDFGMAPLLAVHDAGYLAFLERAHRDWLAAGRSGDAIGYTFPVRRRRPLSFGRIDADLGAYSYDAGTPIAAGTWESAYWSAQGALTALDHLATSGEAHAFALCRPPGHHAGRDYMGGYCYLNNAAIAAREAHARGLGPVAVLDIDYHHGNGTQDIFYEDPDIFFVSIHADPRTDYPFYWGHADETGEGAGEGATLNLPLPRGTDGRSYAPALETALAAISNWGAKLLILSFGADTHSSDPISSFALERHDYAELAGRISALGVPTLIVMEGGYAVGDLGKNVAAFLSGF comes from the coding sequence GTGAAGCATTTCTTCGACCACCGCCAGACCGTCCACGCGCCGTTGCGCGAACTGCACAATGGCGACTGGGTGCCTTATGCGGAAAATGTCGAACGCCCGCGCTCGATCGTCGAAGCCTTCAGCGATTGGCGTCCGGTTCGCGATTTCGGCATGGCGCCACTGCTCGCGGTGCATGACGCCGGCTATCTCGCCTTCCTCGAACGCGCGCATCGCGACTGGCTCGCGGCGGGACGCAGCGGCGATGCGATCGGCTACACCTTCCCGGTCCGGCGCCGCCGTCCGTTGAGCTTCGGGCGCATCGATGCCGACCTTGGCGCGTATAGCTATGACGCGGGAACGCCGATTGCGGCAGGAACCTGGGAATCGGCCTATTGGTCCGCGCAGGGCGCGCTCACCGCGCTCGACCATCTCGCGACCAGCGGCGAGGCGCATGCCTTCGCCTTGTGCCGCCCGCCCGGCCACCATGCCGGCCGCGACTATATGGGCGGCTATTGCTACCTCAACAACGCCGCAATCGCCGCGCGCGAGGCGCACGCGCGCGGCCTCGGTCCGGTTGCGGTGCTCGACATCGACTATCACCACGGCAATGGCACGCAGGATATCTTCTACGAAGATCCGGACATCTTCTTCGTCTCGATCCATGCCGACCCGCGCACCGATTACCCCTTTTACTGGGGCCATGCCGACGAGACCGGCGAAGGCGCGGGCGAAGGAGCAACGCTCAACCTCCCCTTGCCCCGCGGCACCGATGGACGAAGCTATGCGCCCGCGCTCGAAACCGCGCTCGCGGCGATTTCGAATTGGGGCGCGAAGTTGCTGATCCTGTCCTTCGGCGCCGACACGCACAGCAGTGACCCGATTTCCAGCTTCGCGCTCGAACGCCACGATTATGCCGAACTGGCGGGGCGCATCTCGGCGCTTGGTGTTCCGACGCTGATCGTGATGGAAGGCGGCTATGCCGTCGGCGATCTTGGCAAGAATGTCGCCGCGTTTCTCTCGGGCTTCTAA
- a CDS encoding FMN-binding negative transcriptional regulator codes for MTSLYEPRGAPDIGRLIAEYPLAWVISGAFHASPLPLIAETDDEGRVIALIGHCALRNALVADFRANPGGLILFNGPAGHVPTALVSKSDWAPTWNYAVLRFIVEVEFVGAETREAVEQLVAKTEGGTWSTASLGARYEAMLDQIIAFRAHVRSTEHSFKLGQDESAQVFAEIVAGHSDRTLAKWMEGQAKR; via the coding sequence ATGACCAGTCTGTACGAACCGCGCGGCGCACCGGATATCGGCCGGCTGATCGCCGAATATCCGCTCGCATGGGTGATATCGGGCGCGTTCCATGCCAGCCCGTTACCGCTGATCGCCGAGACCGACGATGAAGGCAGGGTGATTGCGCTGATTGGCCATTGCGCGCTGCGTAATGCGCTAGTCGCCGATTTCCGCGCGAACCCCGGCGGCCTGATCCTGTTCAACGGCCCGGCGGGCCATGTTCCGACGGCGTTGGTTTCCAAGTCCGACTGGGCGCCGACGTGGAATTATGCGGTGCTCCGCTTTATCGTCGAAGTCGAGTTCGTCGGCGCCGAAACGCGCGAGGCGGTCGAGCAGCTGGTCGCGAAAACGGAAGGCGGCACCTGGTCGACAGCCAGCCTCGGCGCGCGCTATGAGGCGATGCTCGATCAGATCATCGCCTTTCGCGCCCATGTCCGCTCGACCGAACACAGTTTCAAGCTGGGGCAGGATGAGAGCGCGCAGGTCTTTGCCGAGATCGTCGCCGGCCATAGCGACCGGACGCTCGCGAAATGGATGGAAGGACAGGCCAAGAGGTGA
- a CDS encoding alpha/beta hydrolase, translating to MPKGLSSVQDDMADPDVRRFVDAINAAYVEHGAPAGASMAVRRQVAEKVRTPWREGGPIMAESREMDMGGVRLRLHRPVEGAKLPVMLYIHGGGWTLFSIDTHDRLMREYAARAGIAVLGIDYSLSPENKFPVALEECAAALDWIATQADALDLDADRVLIGGDSAGANLSVATCLLQRQRGRPLPAAMLLNYGAFAPERTPSYARFGDGDYSLEADEMDAFWASYVDGPDQLTDPLVAPLRADLTGLPPAFLAIAECDILADCNHGFASKLEEAGVPTRAVTYQGATHSFLEAVSIAPIAARALDHQATWIGEIIGV from the coding sequence ATGCCCAAGGGCTTGAGCTCCGTGCAGGACGACATGGCCGACCCCGATGTCCGGCGCTTTGTCGATGCGATCAACGCGGCCTACGTCGAACATGGTGCACCGGCGGGTGCGAGCATGGCGGTCCGCCGCCAAGTCGCCGAAAAGGTGCGTACGCCGTGGCGCGAAGGTGGCCCGATAATGGCGGAGAGCCGCGAAATGGACATGGGCGGCGTGCGGCTGCGCCTCCACCGCCCCGTCGAGGGCGCAAAGCTGCCCGTCATGCTCTATATCCACGGAGGGGGCTGGACCTTGTTCAGCATCGACACGCACGACCGGCTGATGCGCGAATATGCCGCGCGCGCGGGCATCGCAGTGCTCGGCATCGATTACAGCCTGTCTCCCGAAAACAAGTTCCCCGTCGCGCTGGAGGAATGCGCCGCGGCGCTCGACTGGATCGCAACGCAGGCGGATGCGCTGGACCTCGACGCGGACCGCGTGCTGATCGGCGGCGATTCCGCCGGCGCCAACCTGTCGGTCGCGACCTGCCTGCTGCAGCGTCAGCGCGGTCGCCCGCTACCCGCCGCGATGCTGCTCAATTACGGCGCCTTCGCGCCCGAGCGAACGCCAAGCTATGCCCGCTTCGGCGACGGCGACTATTCGCTCGAAGCCGACGAAATGGATGCCTTTTGGGCGTCCTATGTCGATGGCCCCGACCAGCTCACCGACCCTCTGGTCGCGCCGCTCCGCGCCGACCTGACCGGCCTGCCGCCCGCCTTCCTCGCCATTGCCGAGTGCGACATATTGGCCGATTGCAACCATGGCTTCGCAAGCAAGCTTGAGGAAGCCGGCGTGCCGACGCGCGCGGTCACCTATCAGGGCGCGACACACAGCTTTCTGGAGGCAGTATCGATTGCGCCCATCGCGGCGCGGGCGCTCGACCATCAGGCGACATGGATAGGTGAGATCATAGGGGTATGA
- a CDS encoding helix-turn-helix transcriptional regulator gives MKHSVDVLTNERPVMALQDEYPAGFIDPMHSHDHIQILYASAGVMSVRTPETSFVIPPQRAVWLPAGTRHEVACRGPVSLRTLYMPCEDRKHEKECRVFEVSNLVKSLILEVVDFPALYDINGREGRIITLLLDEIGRMPNAPYQVSMPSNPRLLRVCNAIIADPSDPRDIDDWAALAAMGRRTFTRSFKQETGMGLAVWRQQVRLMEALSLLAAGASITQVTYDVGYDSPSGFAAMFRRAFGVPPSQYLKH, from the coding sequence GTGAAGCATAGCGTCGATGTCCTGACGAACGAACGCCCGGTCATGGCGCTGCAGGATGAATATCCGGCCGGCTTCATCGATCCGATGCACAGCCACGACCATATCCAGATCCTCTATGCCTCGGCCGGCGTGATGTCGGTTCGGACCCCCGAGACGAGTTTCGTGATCCCGCCGCAGCGCGCAGTGTGGCTCCCCGCGGGGACGCGGCACGAGGTCGCGTGCCGCGGCCCGGTGTCGCTCCGGACGCTTTATATGCCGTGCGAAGACCGAAAACATGAGAAGGAATGCCGCGTCTTCGAGGTGTCGAACCTCGTCAAATCGCTGATCCTCGAAGTTGTCGATTTCCCCGCGCTGTACGACATCAACGGGCGCGAGGGGCGGATCATCACGCTGTTGCTCGACGAGATCGGACGGATGCCCAACGCGCCCTATCAGGTGTCGATGCCATCGAACCCGCGCCTGCTCCGCGTTTGCAACGCGATCATCGCCGACCCGTCGGACCCGCGCGACATCGACGACTGGGCGGCGCTCGCGGCGATGGGACGGCGGACCTTCACCCGCAGCTTCAAGCAGGAAACGGGGATGGGGCTTGCGGTGTGGCGCCAGCAGGTGCGGTTGATGGAGGCGCTCTCGCTGCTCGCTGCGGGGGCGTCGATTACGCAGGTCACTTATGACGTCGGTTACGACAGCCCGAGCGGGTTCGCCGCCATGTTCCGCCGCGCCTTCGGTGTGCCGCCGAGCCAATATCTGAAGCACTGA
- a CDS encoding DUF2147 domain-containing protein, whose translation MKRFALTFVTAAAFAMPGAAFAADITGIWATGSEGGRVEIYRCGKALCGRVIDAKRLRANPDLRDERNSDAKLRQRKLKGLVVLNGFTGGPTEWKGGPVYDPESGDGASKGQLKLLPNGKLELKGCVAFFCRTKIWTRAN comes from the coding sequence ATGAAGCGGTTCGCCCTCACCTTCGTTACGGCGGCGGCCTTCGCCATGCCCGGCGCGGCCTTTGCGGCCGATATTACCGGCATCTGGGCGACGGGCAGCGAGGGTGGGCGCGTCGAGATCTATCGCTGCGGCAAGGCACTGTGCGGCCGGGTCATCGACGCCAAGCGGCTCCGTGCGAACCCCGACCTTCGCGACGAACGCAATTCGGACGCGAAGCTGCGCCAGCGCAAGCTGAAAGGCCTTGTGGTGCTCAACGGCTTCACCGGCGGTCCGACCGAGTGGAAAGGCGGGCCGGTCTATGACCCGGAATCGGGCGACGGCGCGTCAAAGGGACAGCTGAAGCTGCTCCCGAACGGCAAGCTCGAACTGAAAGGCTGCGTTGCCTTTTTCTGCCGTACAAAAATCTGGACCCGCGCGAACTAG
- a CDS encoding metal-dependent hydrolase, with protein MPTPLHTPADIRIEKRDLKFGRETPPPRWWHSGDPGRTAFFNALSSTFPVGEKFFMTAVRHYREGTPQPLRGQIDDFLYQESMHTREHVVFNRQAEDAGFDIASAEDRARRTIAWAKRRSPIQQLAATCALEHFTAALAHDALANPEHLGGASEEAQLLWRWHAIEEIEHKAVAFDTYLHAARAMTPLRRWLKRSTVMCVTTMRFHYVIFRNTADLLRQDGRNDWATWKVLLAWLYGRHGLMRALLRGVFTYMKPGFHPWEVDDRGLLEEALHLLEAAKPKAIAV; from the coding sequence ATGCCCACGCCCCTCCACACGCCCGCCGATATCCGGATCGAAAAGCGCGACCTGAAATTCGGTCGCGAGACGCCGCCGCCGCGCTGGTGGCACAGCGGCGACCCCGGCCGCACCGCCTTTTTCAACGCGCTATCGTCAACCTTCCCGGTCGGCGAGAAATTCTTCATGACCGCGGTCCGCCATTATCGCGAGGGCACGCCGCAGCCGCTGCGCGGGCAGATCGACGATTTTCTGTATCAGGAATCGATGCACACCCGCGAGCATGTCGTGTTCAACCGCCAAGCCGAGGATGCGGGTTTCGATATCGCGTCGGCCGAGGATCGCGCGCGCCGCACCATCGCTTGGGCAAAGCGCCGCTCGCCGATCCAGCAGCTCGCCGCAACCTGCGCGCTCGAACATTTCACCGCGGCGCTCGCGCACGATGCGCTCGCGAACCCCGAGCATCTCGGCGGCGCGTCGGAAGAAGCGCAGCTACTGTGGCGCTGGCACGCGATCGAGGAAATCGAGCATAAGGCGGTGGCGTTCGACACCTATCTTCACGCCGCGCGCGCGATGACCCCGCTGCGCCGCTGGCTCAAGCGCAGCACGGTGATGTGCGTCACGACGATGCGTTTCCACTATGTCATCTTTCGCAACACCGCCGACCTGCTGCGCCAGGACGGGCGCAACGACTGGGCGACGTGGAAAGTGCTGCTCGCCTGGCTTTATGGTCGTCACGGCTTGATGCGCGCGCTATTACGTGGCGTCTTCACCTACATGAAGCCGGGATTCCATCCATGGGAAGTCGACGACCGAGGGCTGCTCGAAGAGGCGCTGCATTTGCTCGAAGCCGCAAAGCCGAAGGCGATCGCCGTATGA
- a CDS encoding TetR/AcrR family transcriptional regulator: protein MYKQARPHQKRRKRSGAEVREEGLAAARRLLLDGGPAAVTLANVGHEIGMSHANVLHHFGSAAGLQSALMGSMVSDLTTALDNVVELLKTDAAAPRTVADRVFDAFDKGGAGQLAAWIILSGDVEHLEPVREAVRGLVAAIVGQSTDDAAPDRVRAAVLMMAVSAFGDALIGPHVREMLDQREDAMRDLVARILPLFLIPTGIPPAAA from the coding sequence ATGTATAAACAAGCGCGGCCGCACCAGAAGCGGCGCAAGCGATCGGGCGCGGAGGTGCGCGAGGAGGGGCTCGCCGCGGCGCGGCGCCTGCTTCTCGATGGCGGCCCCGCGGCGGTGACGCTGGCCAATGTCGGCCACGAAATCGGGATGTCGCACGCGAATGTGCTGCACCATTTCGGATCGGCGGCGGGATTGCAGTCGGCGCTGATGGGATCGATGGTGAGCGACCTCACCACCGCGCTCGACAATGTCGTCGAGCTTCTCAAGACCGATGCGGCGGCACCGCGCACCGTCGCCGACCGCGTGTTCGACGCATTCGACAAGGGCGGCGCCGGCCAGCTTGCCGCGTGGATCATCCTGTCGGGCGATGTCGAACATCTCGAACCCGTGCGCGAAGCGGTGCGCGGGCTGGTCGCCGCGATTGTCGGCCAATCGACCGACGATGCGGCGCCCGACCGCGTGCGCGCCGCGGTGCTGATGATGGCGGTCAGCGCCTTCGGCGATGCGCTGATCGGGCCGCATGTCCGCGAAATGCTCGATCAGCGCGAAGATGCGATGCGCGACTTGGTTGCGCGCATCCTGCCGTTGTTCCTGATCCCGACCGGAATCCCGCCCGCCGCTGCCTGA